In Fimbriimonadia bacterium, a genomic segment contains:
- a CDS encoding shikimate dehydrogenase yields the protein MTEFGFVVHPVDARRDVARKYPIARFAPTRLIEAALARMKPMVLSDGVMVRSEAGAVTNGHFVGCPATPNMLMRMPEEKAYRIVGDAVKAAADLGAEVVGLGAFTAVVGDGGETIARNAPVAVTTGNSYTVATAIEGALRAAELMEIDVRSAKLAVVGATGSIGKTCVQVMAPLFASTALVGRDRERVEEVRELVSRNGVCVTVAEGLAEGLRDADVVVTVTSAGTEIIEPRHLKSGAVVCDVARPRDVSWRVARERDDVLVVEGGVVAVPGQVDFGFDFGFPKNTAYACMCETMLLALEGRKESYTVGKTVTVEQVREMSELAKKHGFRLAGFRSFEREVPSEEIDQIRANARRRRAG from the coding sequence ATGACCGAGTTCGGCTTCGTGGTTCACCCGGTGGATGCGCGTCGCGACGTCGCGCGCAAGTACCCGATTGCGCGATTCGCGCCGACACGGCTCATCGAGGCCGCGCTGGCACGCATGAAGCCGATGGTCCTGTCGGACGGCGTAATGGTTCGCTCGGAGGCTGGTGCAGTGACGAACGGCCACTTCGTGGGCTGCCCCGCAACTCCCAACATGTTGATGCGCATGCCGGAGGAGAAAGCCTATCGGATTGTCGGTGACGCCGTGAAGGCAGCCGCCGACCTGGGAGCCGAGGTGGTCGGCCTGGGCGCGTTCACGGCGGTCGTGGGTGATGGTGGCGAGACAATCGCGCGCAACGCTCCGGTCGCAGTCACGACGGGTAACTCCTATACGGTTGCTACAGCTATCGAAGGGGCCCTGCGCGCCGCGGAACTAATGGAGATTGATGTCCGAAGCGCCAAGTTGGCGGTGGTCGGTGCGACGGGTTCCATAGGCAAGACCTGCGTACAGGTCATGGCGCCGCTATTTGCTTCAACCGCACTGGTGGGTCGTGACCGGGAGCGAGTGGAAGAAGTTCGCGAATTAGTTTCCAGGAACGGTGTGTGCGTTACTGTTGCTGAGGGACTCGCGGAGGGCCTACGAGATGCCGACGTGGTAGTGACTGTAACCAGCGCGGGGACCGAGATCATCGAGCCGCGCCACCTTAAGTCGGGCGCTGTGGTATGTGATGTTGCCCGGCCGAGAGACGTGTCTTGGCGAGTCGCCCGCGAGCGAGACGACGTGCTGGTGGTGGAGGGGGGCGTCGTGGCCGTTCCGGGGCAGGTGGACTTCGGTTTCGACTTCGGCTTCCCCAAGAACACTGCCTACGCGTGTATGTGCGAGACAATGCTGCTCGCCCTCGAAGGCCGTAAGGAGAGTTATACCGTCGGCAAGACTGTGACCGTGGAGCAGGTCCGGGAGATGAGCGAACTCGCGAAGAAGCACGGTTTCCGGTTGGCGGGCTTTCGCAGCTTCGAGCGCGAGGTCCCATCAGAGGAGATTGACCAAATCCGAGCCAACGCCCGGCGACGCAGAGCGGGATAG